In Megalobrama amblycephala isolate DHTTF-2021 linkage group LG10, ASM1881202v1, whole genome shotgun sequence, one DNA window encodes the following:
- the arg2 gene encoding arginase-2, mitochondrial produces MALRGPLSRLLRSTLSSCQQNRSHSVAILGAPFSKGQKRRGVEHGPKAIRDAGLVERLSNLDYPVHDFGDLTFKHLEKDEHFMHVPFPRTVGRANKLLSGAVSGAVGAGHTCIMLGGDHSLAIGSVEGHAQQCPDLCLIWVDAHADINTPLTSPSGNLHGQSVAFLLKDLQNKMPEVPGFSWMKPFLSARDLVYIGLRDVDPGEHIILKTLGIQYFSMRDIDRMGIQRVMEVTLDHLLARKQRPIHLSFDIDAFDPSLAPATGTPVNGGLTYREGIYVTEEIHNTGLLSVMDVVEVNPTLGATPEAVEATTSLAVDVIASALGQTREGAHVAFPKIPEPKEDTELRL; encoded by the exons ATGGCATTGAGAGGACCACTGTCTAGACTACTGAGATCCACGCTGAGCTCCTGCCAGCAGAACCGATCGCATTCTGTTGCCATTTTGGGAGCTCCGTTTTCAAAAGGACAg AAAAGGAGAGGGGTGGAGCATGGACCCAAAGCCATCAGGGATGCGGGTTTGGTGGAGAGACTTTCAAATCTTG ACTACCCTGTGCATGATTTTGGAGACCTGACCTTCAAGCATCTGGAAAAAGATGAGCACTTTATGCACGTGCCGTTCCCACGCACAGTTGGACGTGCCAATAAGCTGCTGTCGGGGGCTGTGAGCGGCGCAGTGGGGGCGGGACATACCTGCATCATGCTGGGGGGAGACCACAG CCTAGCGATTGGTTCAGTGGAAGGCCACGCTCAGCAGTGCCCTGATCTTTGTCTGATTTGGGTGGACGCTCATGCGGATATCAACACTCCTCTGACTTCACCTTCTGGAAACCTCCATGGCCAGTCTGTAGCATTCTTACTTAAGGACCTGCAGAACAAG ATGCCAGAGGTTCCTGGATTTTCCTGGATGAAGCCTTTCCTGTCTGCCAGAGATCTGGTCTACATCGGCCTCAGAGATGTGGATCCAGGCGAGCA TATAATCCTGAAGACCCTGGGAATTCAGTACTTCTCCATGCGGGATATTGACAGAATGGGCATTCAGAGAGTAATGGAGGTCACTTTGGATCACCTCTTGGCAAG GAAACAAAGGCCGATCCACTTGAGCTTTGACATTGATGCATTTGACCCATCCTTGGCTCCCGCCACTGGAACTCCTGTTAATGGAGGACTGACATATAGAGAGGGCATCTATGTAACAGAAGAGATCCACAACACAG GTTTACTCTCTGTGATGGACGTGGTTGAAGTGAACCCCACACTAGGAGCCACGCCTGAGGCTGTGGAGGCCACAACCAGCCTAGCCGTTGACGTCATCGCATCTGCTCTCGGTCAGACACGTGAAGGTGCACACGTTGCCTTCCCGAAGATTCCAGAACCAAAAGAGGACACTGAGCTGCGGTTGTAA